The Candidatus Thermoplasmatota archaeon genome contains the following window.
CCGAAAATACTTTCCGTCCCGAGAGAATAATACAGATGGCCAGTGCGTATGATATGAACCCAGATGAAGTACTGAAGAAAATACATGTTGCTACAGCATATAATTCAAACCATCAGATGATGCTGGTAGAAAAGGCAATGGAAATCGCAAAGCAAAATCCCGTTCGCCTCATAGTTGTCGACTCGCTCACCGGGCATTTCAGGGCTGAATATGTCGGAAGAGGGACGCTGGCAGACAGACAACAGAAATTGAATACGCACATGCATACCCTGCTGAAATTCGGAAGATTAAACAACGCCGTGATATGTGTTACAAACCAGGTGTCTGCAAAACCCGATGCATTTTTCGGAGATCCGACACGACCCATAGGAGGGCATATCGTAGGGCATACGGCAATGTTCAGATTATACCTCAGAAAATCCAAAGGAGGGAAAAGAATAGCTCGCCTTATAGATTCCCCCTACCTTCCCGAGGGAGAAGCCATTTTTATGGTCAACGAAGCAGGCATTCGTGACTGACATGGCCAAAAGAATGGAGCTGCCGCAGGGAGCCGGCGGGAGTGAAACCGCATCCCTCATAAAAAAATATATTATCCCTCATTTCCACCAGCCCGATATGGAAGTTTCGCTGCTTGACTTCGATGATTCTGCGGTTGTAAATGGTATCGCCTTCACGACAGATACCCATACAGTAAAACCAATTTTTTTTCCTGGTGGGGATATAGGAAAACTGGCGGTTGCGGGAACCATAAACGATGTAGCAGTGATGGGTGCGAGACCGATAGCTCTTTCTGCAGGGTTTGTTATAGAGGAGGGTTTTTCACTGGATGATTTCGAGAGAATCATAAAAAGCATGGGCGATTTGTCCTCTGAAGCAGGAGTTCCGATAGTTACGGGTGATACCAAAGTTGTTGAGTGTGGAGCTATCCAGGAAATAATAATAAATACCGCGGGCATAGGTGTGGAAACGGAGATACTGAAAAAAAATATGCATCAGGTCGGCAGAGGAAAAAAATGGCTGCAGGACTCTTCCCTTCAGCCTGGAGATAAAATACTGCTGAGCGGAAAAATAGCAGACCACGGGATAGCGATTATTTCTTTTCGAGAGAGATATGGATTTGACACAAAGATTAAGTCTGACGTCGCCCCAA
Protein-coding sequences here:
- the radA gene encoding DNA repair and recombination protein RadA, giving the protein MSDLENLPGVGPTTAKKLEEAGYSNLMAIAVASPGELAGIADIGESTAAKIIQSAREKADVGGFETGDVILERMKERKRLTTGSKSFDELLGGGFESQAITELFGEFGSGKTQVAHQLCVNVQMPEDEGGLAAHTVFIDTENTFRPERIIQMASAYDMNPDEVLKKIHVATAYNSNHQMMLVEKAMEIAKQNPVRLIVVDSLTGHFRAEYVGRGTLADRQQKLNTHMHTLLKFGRLNNAVICVTNQVSAKPDAFFGDPTRPIGGHIVGHTAMFRLYLRKSKGGKRIARLIDSPYLPEGEAIFMVNEAGIRD
- the hypE gene encoding hydrogenase expression/formation protein HypE, which translates into the protein MAKRMELPQGAGGSETASLIKKYIIPHFHQPDMEVSLLDFDDSAVVNGIAFTTDTHTVKPIFFPGGDIGKLAVAGTINDVAVMGARPIALSAGFVIEEGFSLDDFERIIKSMGDLSSEAGVPIVTGDTKVVECGAIQEIIINTAGIGVETEILKKNMHQVGRGKKWLQDSSLQPGDKILLSGKIADHGIAIISFRERYGFDTKIKSDVAPINGLTEECLKVGGIVAAKDPTRGGLSNALNEMAEKSGVGMMIDEERIPINEGTIAACEMLGIDPYAIGNEGKVIMGVVEEKADDVLKALRKHPLGKDAEIIGRVTDEKHVILGTSVGGKRILETPMGDPIPRIC